In Pyxidicoccus xibeiensis, the following proteins share a genomic window:
- a CDS encoding type I restriction endonuclease subunit R, with product MSKKPRSERKTQDRVVALFTDDKREGNLGYYFLGNLSKEERNRCVRPELELNLERRGYSAAHITRAIEELHNAIDPKGTTLYAANLRTYQLLRYGVQVKVSEARPHETVHLIDWEHPEENDFFLAEEVTLKGGHERRPDLVLYINGLAIAVIELKRSSVEIADGVRQLITNQEEIFNKAFFSTVQVVLAGSDSQGLRYGTTGTPEQFFVEWKDEAPKATPPAEGALLDRPLAQLCNKTRLLDLLRNFIIFDGGQKKVPRQHQYFGVKAAQERIGKREGGVIWHTQGSGKSILMVLIAKWLLEHDPEARILVITDRDELDKQIEGVMKNAGVIAPESVSPRISARAEFVEKLGAATPRLLCALIHKFDVSDLKGEPPPVKGRFYVFVDECHRTQGGDMNKQMKRWLESAIFIGFTGTPLLRKDKVMTRDVFGTYIHTYKFHQAVADKVVLDLKYEARDVPQRLTSRAAIDKWFEQKTKGLNNFQRAVLRKRWATMEELMSAGERKQRIIANIIEDFSLKPRLNNDRGTAILVAPSIYDACHYFRLFQNTSFGTYCGIITSYEPNHNAISREPANSDERYKFDTYTQYVLKKGQTTKQYEDEVKRRFIEEPANMKLLIVVSKLLTGFDAPSCTYIYLDNELRDHNLFQAICRTNRLDGEDKDYGHIVDFKELFGDVQQALAVYSSDELDIDDGGDAENNVHLKNWLEEGKQKLDEAREALRYLCEPVAHPREVEQFLHYFCGDAANPNALSETEPLRISFYKAVAVFVRAFAAVAQDLAEAGYSDAEAATLQKEVELYRDLRAAIKKHSGEELDIKPYEADMRHLINTYIQADPAADLGELGEMSLTELIIETGIHDAIAKKLNEKGKLSKNAIAEGIINNVRKTIIRDQLTDPRFYEQMSKLLDDLIKQSRADAAAYEEFLRKAEALVKRLAAKQPEAGIPAALHGKHEASVLFNNLGSVAATNFKCPTSDDEKAALALQIDVVVRERAPAGWKGDQAREAQVLNALFPLLDRDRTATQALFEIIKNQPGY from the coding sequence GTGTCTAAGAAGCCCCGCTCCGAGCGCAAGACCCAGGACCGGGTCGTCGCTTTGTTCACCGACGACAAGCGCGAGGGCAACCTCGGCTACTACTTCCTCGGCAACCTCTCGAAGGAAGAGAGGAACCGCTGCGTGCGGCCCGAGCTGGAGCTGAACCTTGAGCGGCGCGGCTACTCAGCGGCACATATCACGCGCGCCATCGAAGAGCTGCACAATGCCATCGACCCCAAGGGCACCACGCTCTACGCCGCCAACCTCCGCACGTATCAGCTCCTGCGCTACGGTGTGCAGGTCAAGGTAAGCGAAGCGCGGCCGCACGAGACCGTGCACCTCATCGACTGGGAGCATCCCGAGGAGAACGACTTCTTCTTGGCGGAGGAGGTCACACTCAAGGGCGGGCACGAGCGGCGCCCCGACCTGGTCCTGTACATCAACGGACTCGCCATCGCGGTGATCGAGCTGAAGCGCAGCTCGGTGGAGATCGCCGACGGCGTGCGGCAGCTCATCACCAACCAGGAAGAGATCTTCAACAAGGCCTTCTTCAGCACGGTGCAGGTCGTGCTCGCGGGCAGCGACTCGCAGGGCCTGCGCTACGGCACGACCGGGACCCCGGAGCAGTTTTTTGTCGAGTGGAAGGACGAGGCGCCAAAGGCCACGCCGCCCGCCGAAGGCGCGCTGCTCGACCGGCCGCTCGCGCAGCTGTGCAACAAGACTCGGCTGCTCGACCTCCTGCGTAACTTCATCATCTTCGACGGCGGCCAGAAGAAGGTGCCGAGGCAGCACCAATACTTCGGCGTGAAGGCGGCGCAGGAGCGCATCGGCAAGCGCGAGGGCGGCGTCATCTGGCACACCCAAGGCAGCGGTAAGAGCATCTTGATGGTGCTCATCGCCAAGTGGCTGCTGGAGCACGACCCCGAGGCACGCATCCTCGTCATCACCGACCGCGACGAGCTCGACAAGCAGATCGAAGGGGTGATGAAGAACGCGGGCGTCATCGCCCCGGAGTCCGTTTCGCCGCGCATCAGCGCGCGCGCGGAGTTCGTCGAGAAGCTCGGGGCCGCGACGCCGCGCCTCCTGTGCGCGCTCATCCACAAGTTCGACGTCTCCGACCTGAAGGGCGAGCCGCCGCCCGTGAAGGGACGCTTCTACGTCTTCGTCGACGAGTGCCACCGCACGCAGGGCGGCGACATGAACAAGCAGATGAAGCGCTGGCTCGAGAGCGCCATCTTCATCGGCTTCACGGGCACGCCGCTGCTCCGCAAAGACAAGGTGATGACGCGCGACGTGTTCGGCACGTACATCCACACTTACAAGTTCCACCAGGCCGTCGCCGACAAGGTGGTGCTCGACCTGAAGTACGAAGCGCGCGACGTGCCGCAGCGGCTCACGTCGCGGGCGGCTATCGATAAGTGGTTCGAGCAGAAGACCAAGGGCCTCAACAACTTCCAGAGGGCGGTGCTGCGCAAGCGCTGGGCGACGATGGAAGAGCTGATGAGCGCGGGCGAACGCAAGCAGCGCATCATCGCCAACATCATCGAGGACTTCAGCCTCAAGCCGCGCCTGAACAATGATCGCGGTACGGCGATCCTCGTCGCGCCGTCGATCTACGACGCCTGCCACTATTTCCGGCTCTTCCAGAACACGAGCTTCGGCACGTACTGCGGCATCATCACGTCATACGAGCCGAACCACAACGCCATCTCTCGCGAGCCAGCGAACAGCGACGAGCGCTACAAGTTCGACACCTACACGCAGTATGTCCTCAAGAAGGGGCAGACGACGAAGCAGTACGAAGACGAAGTGAAGCGGCGCTTCATCGAGGAGCCCGCGAACATGAAGTTGCTCATCGTCGTCAGCAAGCTGCTCACGGGCTTCGACGCGCCAAGCTGCACGTACATCTACCTCGACAACGAGCTGCGCGATCACAACCTGTTCCAGGCCATCTGCCGCACCAACCGCCTCGACGGAGAAGACAAGGACTACGGCCACATCGTCGACTTCAAGGAACTCTTCGGCGACGTGCAGCAGGCCCTCGCCGTCTACAGCTCCGACGAGCTGGACATCGACGACGGTGGCGATGCAGAGAACAACGTCCACCTCAAGAACTGGCTCGAAGAGGGGAAGCAGAAGCTCGACGAGGCACGTGAGGCGCTGCGCTACCTGTGCGAGCCGGTCGCGCATCCCCGCGAGGTGGAGCAGTTCCTTCACTACTTCTGCGGCGACGCCGCGAACCCGAACGCGCTGAGTGAGACCGAGCCGCTGCGCATCTCGTTCTACAAGGCGGTGGCCGTCTTCGTGCGCGCCTTCGCGGCCGTCGCGCAGGACCTCGCAGAGGCCGGCTACTCCGACGCGGAAGCGGCCACCTTGCAGAAGGAGGTCGAGCTCTACAGAGACCTCCGCGCCGCCATCAAGAAGCACTCCGGCGAGGAGCTCGACATCAAGCCCTACGAGGCGGACATGCGCCACCTCATCAACACGTACATCCAAGCCGATCCTGCCGCCGACCTCGGTGAGCTGGGTGAGATGTCGCTGACCGAGCTGATCATTGAGACTGGCATCCACGACGCCATCGCCAAGAAGCTGAACGAGAAGGGCAAGCTCTCGAAGAACGCGATCGCCGAGGGCATCATCAACAACGTCCGCAAGACGATCATCCGCGACCAGCTCACCGATCCCAGGTTCTACGAGCAGATGTCGAAGCTACTCGATGACCTTATCAAGCAGAGCCGCGCCGACGCGGCGGCCTACGAGGAGTTCCTGCGCAAGGCAGAGGCGCTCGTGAAGCGGCTCGCGGCGAAGCAGCCCGAGGCGGGCATCCCTGCTGCGCTGCACGGCAAGCACGAGGCCTCGGTGTTGTTCAACAACCTGGGGAGCGTCGCGGCGACGAACTTCAAGTGCCCGACGAGCGACGATGAGAAGGCGGCGCTCGCCTTGCAGATCGATGTCGTCG